In one window of Bombus fervidus isolate BK054 chromosome 4, iyBomFerv1, whole genome shotgun sequence DNA:
- the LOC139986810 gene encoding glucose dehydrogenase [FAD, quinone]-like has translation MDVIRIIVGGMRSQPLQSMLSTLISVLLYVIYSNVPYSSRNVPSKSLLPAYDFVVVGGGSAGAVVASRLSEMEDWNVLLLEAGGDGSAVYDIPSLAGLLQLTKIDWQYTTESNNSYCLAMENGRCRWPRGKLLGGSSGLNSMLYVRGAKKDYDIWEQQGNPGWSYQDVLPYFLKSEDNRDRSYAETPYHSTGGYLTVEQPRWRTPLADAFIQAGKEMGYENRDFNGERHTGFMIPQGTTRDGSRCSTAKAFLRPARRRKNLHVAMEAYVTKILIDSSSKKAYGVEFVRNGETLRVRANKEVIVSGGTINSPQLLMLSGIGPKEHLSEHSIPVIQDLRVGHNLQDHVAVGGLMFLVNEEISSIESKMSNISYILEYAMSADSPLSTLGTLEGLSFINTKYANASDDFPDIQLHFLSSGFNSEIFREHEGLTREFYDAVFGKLNGRGSWSALPTLLRPKSRGVIKLRSNNPFDHPLIYPNYFKEPEDMATLVEGAKFVFELSKTDSFKRYGSEMNPTPFPGCKHIPMYSDSFWECMARFLPATIYHPVGTCKMGPKSDANAVVDARLRVHGVAGLRVIDASIMPNHVSGNTNAPTIMIGEKGADMVKEDWLK, from the exons ATGGACGTCATTCGAATCATTGTTGGGGGGATGAGATCGCAACCGCTCCAATCGATGTTATCGACGCTCATAAGTGTGTtgctatacgtcatatattCGAATGTTCCTTACTCTTCGAGGAATGTTCCTTCCAAATCGCTATTGCCAGCTTACGATTTCGTAGTCGTGGGCGGTGGTTCTGCAG GTGCCGTGGTAGCAAGTCGCTTGTCTGAAATGGAAGATTGGAACGTACTCCTTCTCGAAGCAGGTGGAGATGGAAGCGCTGTGTATGATATTCCTTCTCTTGCGGGCCTTCTGCAGCTCACCAAAATCGATTGGCAATACACGACGGAATCCAATAATAGTTATTGTCTAG CTATGGAGAATGGTCGTTGCCGCTGGCCACGTGGCAAGCTGCTTGGAGGCAGCAGCGGATTAAACTCCATGCTTTACGTCCGCGGTGCTAAAAAAGACTACGACATCTGGGAACAACAAGGCAATCCAGGATGGTCGTATCAGGATGTGTTGCCTTATTTCCTAAAATCCGAAGACAATCGAGATCGCAGCTACGCCGAAACACCGTATCATTCGACAGGCGGGTACTTAACCGTCGAGCAACCACGATGGCGCACTCCTCTGGCCGATGCGTTCATTCAAGCCGGGAAAGAAATGGGTTACGAGAATAGGGATTTTAATGGAGAACGGCACACTGGCTTTATGATTCCTCAAGGCACCACCAGAGATGGCAGCCGCTGCTCCACGGCGAAAGCCTTCTTGCGGCCAGCCAGGAGGCGCAAAAATTTACACGTCGCCATGGAAGCGTATGTTAccaaaatattaatagattCGTCGTCGAAGAAAGCTTACGGCGTAGAGTTCGTTAGGAACGGGGAGACGTTGCGCGTACGTGCCAACAAGGAGGTGATCGTTTCTGGAGGAACTATCAATAGCCCGCAGTTGTTAATGCTGTCTGGAATAGGACCTAAAGAACACTTATCCGAACACAGTATACCAGTGATTCAGGATTTAAGAGTGGGCCATAATCTTCAAGATCATGTGGCAGTGGGAGGCCTTATGTTCCTGGTGAATGAAGAAATTTCCTCCATAGAGAGCAAGATGAGTAATATTAGCTATATCCTAGAATACGCCATGTCCGCAGATAGCCCATTGTCTACCTTAGGAACATTGGAGGGACTTAGTTTTATCAATACCAAATACGCGAATGCCTCCGATGACTTCCCAGACATACAACTGCATTTTTTATCGTCGGGATTCAATAGCGAAATTTTTAGGGAGCATGAAGGACTGACCAGGGAGTTCTACGACGCCGTATTTGGAAAGCTTAACGGTAGGGGCTCGTGGAGCGCGCTTCCTACGCTCTTAAGGCCAAAAAGCCGAGGTGTTATCAAGCTTCGAAGCAACAATCCGTTCGATCATCCATTGATTTATCCGAATTATTTCAAGGAGCCAGAAGACATGGCGACATTGGTCGAAGGAGCTAAGTTTGTGTTCGAATTGAGTAAAACTGATTCGTTTAAACGTTACGGGAGCGAAATGAATCCGACGCCATTTCCTGGCTGCAAGCACATCCCTATGTATAGCGATTCTTTCTGGGAGTGCATGGCCAGATTTCTTCCCGCGACTATATATCATCCCGTGGGTACTTGCAAAATGGGACCTAAGTCGGATGCGAACGCCGTCGTAGATGCTCGGCTTCGAGTTCACGGAGTTGCTGGACTTCGAGTCATAGACGCTTCGATTATGCCAAACCACGTGAGTGGTAATACCAATGCTCCGACTATTATGATTGGTGAGAAAGGTGCTGACATGGTAAAGGAGGATTGGTTGAAGTAA